One region of Alcanivorax sediminis genomic DNA includes:
- a CDS encoding ABC transporter ATP-binding protein, giving the protein MSLLSIRGLTIRFGEQTAVDNMELQLDAGRMLALVGESGSGKSLTALSLLDLLPEAAHWSAEHMTLADQDLLRLDHKQKRTLRGGRIGMIFQEPLTALNPLHTVEKQISESLFVHQGMSQGKARERCLELLEQVELPATEDMLRRYPHQLSGGQRQRVMIAMALANNPEILIADEPTTALDVTVQETILKLIKRLQTELGLSILLISHDLGVVSRFADDIIVMHKGKPVEAGPTHEVLANPKEDYTRHLLSSEPSGRMSPIAKDSPILLQASEIEVAFKGKRAQLFQPAPVFRAVDNISLSLRKGETLGIVGESGSGKSTLALALLRLIGSKGIISLDGQTLHDLSQGQLRPWRRRMQVVFQDPFGSLNPRMTIGQIIAEGLAVHEPSMAREKREERVSELLREVDLPPETRHRYPHEFSGGQRQRIAIARALILNPDLLILDEPTSALDRSVQFQILELLKSLQQRHGLSYLFISHDLKVIRAICHRVMVMKDGKVVEEGDVQAIFDAPAKAYTQRLIAAAFA; this is encoded by the coding sequence ATGAGTCTGCTCAGTATTCGCGGGCTGACCATTCGCTTTGGTGAGCAAACCGCTGTCGACAACATGGAGTTGCAACTGGATGCCGGTCGCATGTTGGCTCTGGTGGGTGAATCCGGATCCGGTAAATCGCTGACGGCACTGTCGCTGCTGGATCTGTTACCGGAGGCGGCGCATTGGTCTGCAGAACATATGACGCTGGCCGATCAAGACTTGTTGCGGCTGGATCACAAGCAGAAGCGCACCCTTCGGGGCGGGCGTATCGGAATGATCTTTCAGGAGCCTCTCACCGCGCTCAACCCGCTGCACACGGTAGAAAAACAGATCAGCGAGAGCCTGTTTGTGCACCAGGGTATGAGCCAGGGCAAAGCCCGCGAGCGCTGTCTGGAACTGCTGGAGCAGGTTGAACTGCCAGCCACTGAAGACATGCTGCGCCGTTACCCCCACCAGCTCAGTGGTGGCCAGAGGCAGCGGGTCATGATCGCCATGGCCCTGGCCAACAATCCGGAAATCCTGATTGCGGATGAGCCCACTACCGCGCTGGACGTGACGGTGCAGGAGACCATCCTCAAACTGATCAAGCGGCTGCAAACCGAGCTGGGCCTGTCTATCCTGCTGATCAGCCACGATCTGGGTGTGGTGAGCCGGTTTGCCGATGACATCATCGTCATGCACAAAGGCAAACCGGTGGAGGCCGGCCCCACCCATGAGGTATTGGCCAATCCGAAGGAAGACTACACCCGGCACCTGCTCAGCTCCGAGCCCAGCGGTCGCATGTCGCCGATTGCCAAGGACAGCCCGATCCTTCTTCAAGCCAGTGAAATCGAGGTTGCTTTCAAAGGCAAGCGTGCCCAGCTGTTTCAGCCAGCACCCGTATTCCGGGCAGTGGATAACATCAGCCTTTCCCTGCGCAAGGGAGAAACCCTTGGCATCGTTGGCGAATCCGGCTCGGGTAAATCCACTCTGGCGCTGGCTCTGCTGCGCCTGATCGGAAGCAAAGGCATTATCTCCCTGGACGGGCAGACGCTGCATGATCTCAGCCAGGGCCAATTGCGCCCGTGGCGCAGGCGCATGCAGGTTGTCTTTCAGGACCCCTTTGGCAGCCTCAATCCACGCATGACAATTGGGCAGATCATTGCTGAAGGTCTTGCCGTTCACGAACCTTCCATGGCCAGGGAGAAACGCGAGGAACGGGTCTCCGAGCTGCTTCGGGAAGTGGACCTTCCTCCCGAGACCCGACATCGCTACCCCCATGAATTTTCCGGTGGGCAGCGCCAGCGGATTGCCATTGCCAGGGCCCTGATCCTGAACCCTGACCTATTGATTCTGGACGAACCCACTTCGGCTTTGGACCGTAGCGTACAGTTCCAGATACTGGAGCTATTGAAATCGCTGCAGCAGCGCCATGGCCTGAGCTACCTGTTCATCAGCCATGACCTCAAGGTGATTCGTGCCATTTGTCACCGGGTGATGGTCATGAAAGA
- a CDS encoding ABC transporter permease gives MGSPLRKLLDRNPLKNNPVWARQWRAFRSNRRGYWSLWIFLALFGLSLGAELVANEKPLLLSYDGNLYVPVITSYPETTFGGFFESEANYRDPVVAELINDKGWMIWPPIRFSYNTINYDLEVPAPAPPSPENWLGTDDQGRDILAGLIYGFRISVLFGLMLTVLSSIVGIIVGAMQGYYGGKLDLFGQRFIEIWSSMPTLFLIIIISSFVIPSFWTLLVIMLLFSWMTLVDLVRAEFLRGRNMDYVRSARAMGVKAPMIMFRHMLPNAMVATLTFLPFILNSAVVTLTSLDFIGFGLPPDAPSLGRLVGQGKANLHAPWIGISVFATLTIMLTLLVYIGEAIRDAFDTRKFLQ, from the coding sequence ATGGGATCCCCGCTTCGTAAACTGCTCGACAGGAATCCACTCAAGAACAACCCGGTCTGGGCTCGACAATGGCGTGCCTTCCGCAGCAATCGCCGCGGTTATTGGTCACTGTGGATATTCCTGGCTCTGTTCGGGCTCAGCCTCGGTGCTGAGCTGGTCGCCAACGAAAAGCCCCTGCTGCTCAGTTATGACGGTAATCTGTATGTCCCCGTGATTACCAGCTATCCGGAGACGACCTTTGGTGGCTTCTTCGAATCCGAAGCCAATTACCGGGATCCCGTTGTAGCCGAACTGATCAACGATAAAGGCTGGATGATCTGGCCGCCGATTCGTTTCAGCTACAACACCATCAATTATGATCTGGAAGTACCCGCCCCTGCGCCCCCCTCTCCGGAAAATTGGCTGGGTACCGATGACCAGGGCCGCGATATCCTGGCTGGCCTGATCTATGGCTTCCGAATTTCCGTTTTGTTCGGGCTCATGCTTACCGTGCTCTCCAGTATTGTCGGGATTATCGTCGGAGCGATGCAGGGCTATTACGGTGGCAAACTGGATCTGTTTGGGCAACGCTTCATCGAAATCTGGTCAAGCATGCCAACCCTGTTCCTGATCATCATCATTTCCAGCTTTGTCATCCCCAGTTTCTGGACTCTGCTGGTGATCATGCTGCTGTTTTCCTGGATGACGCTGGTGGATCTGGTACGCGCCGAATTTCTGCGCGGCCGCAACATGGATTATGTGCGGTCCGCCAGGGCTATGGGGGTCAAGGCTCCCATGATCATGTTCCGCCACATGCTACCGAATGCCATGGTGGCCACCCTCACCTTCCTGCCCTTTATCCTCAATAGCGCAGTGGTCACCCTCACCTCTCTGGATTTTATTGGCTTCGGGCTGCCGCCGGATGCGCCTTCTCTTGGTCGTCTGGTTGGCCAGGGCAAGGCGAACCTGCATGCGCCCTGGATTGGGATCAGTGTGTTCGCCACCCTGACTATCATGCTTACCCTGCTGGTGTATATCGGTGAGGCAATCCGTGATGCTTTTGACACGAGGAAGTTCCTGCAATGA